In Bacteroidales bacterium, a genomic segment contains:
- a CDS encoding RNA polymerase sigma factor — MDMEQLIRGCLKGNTNAQKQFYEHFAPKMMGVCLRYAEDVEMAEDFLQEGFIKVFTNLKHFRSEGPVDGWVQRIMVNTALEILRKKDVLKQSVDIEMAYAVSDDYPDAFKQLKTAELLNHIQSLPAGFRTVFNLFAIEGFSHQEIAEMLNISEGTSKSQYARAKAWLKKRIGDR, encoded by the coding sequence ATGGATATGGAACAGCTCATTAGAGGATGCCTCAAAGGTAACACCAATGCTCAAAAGCAGTTTTATGAGCATTTTGCACCTAAAATGATGGGAGTTTGCCTGAGGTATGCCGAAGATGTCGAAATGGCTGAAGACTTTTTGCAGGAAGGATTTATAAAGGTTTTTACAAACCTGAAACACTTCCGGTCGGAAGGTCCGGTTGACGGGTGGGTGCAAAGAATAATGGTCAACACCGCACTTGAAATATTGAGAAAGAAGGATGTACTGAAACAGAGCGTTGACATTGAAATGGCTTACGCTGTCAGTGATGATTATCCTGATGCGTTCAAACAACTAAAAACGGCAGAACTGTTGAATCATATTCAGTCATTACCAGCAGGGTTCAGGACAGTTTTTAACCTGTTTGCCATCGAAGGATTTTCTCACCAGGAAATAGCCGAAATGCTCAATATCAGCGAAGGCACATCCAAATCACAATACGCCAGGGCAAAGGCCTGGTTGAAAAAACGAATTGGCGACAGATAG